In Zingiber officinale cultivar Zhangliang chromosome 3A, Zo_v1.1, whole genome shotgun sequence, the DNA window TGAGACGACCGATACTTACGAACTCATACAGCATGCCTTGTTCTTCGGTATCTCCTGAGCTGGCCCAGGCATGATAATCTTCTTACCGGGCAGGGTCGACGTGCCATTGCCGTTTTGCGGCTCTGAAGTTAGGTTTTTCTTGTTGACGATGTTGAAGATCTCGGCGAGCAGTGTCTGGAAGGCGTTCTCAACGTTGGTAGCCTCGAGTGCGGATGTTTCTAGGAAGAAGAGGTTTTCCTTCTGTGCAAATTCTAGAGCAGCTTCTGTTGTTACTGCTCGCTGGTCCTTGAGATCGGTTTTGTTGCCTACTAACATGATCATGATGTTCCTGTCAGCATGGCTACGCAGCTCCTCGAGCCATCGAGGAATGTGATCGAAGGTTTGACTCCGCGTGATATCGTAGACGAGCATCGCCCCAACTGCGCCTCTGTAGTATGCACTAGTGACAGCTCTATACCTGACAATTTTATCAGCAAATATTCATCAGATTGCAGTCCAAGCAAGCATACGATGCACCAAATCGTTTTGTCATTAAACTGAGCAAATATATTGCAACAGCTTACAAGGATCGGAACCAGTAAGAttgagaaataaaaataattgagCATATACGACAACTGCATCCAGCTAATTAACTCATTGGGGTTTAATTTTTAGGTTGtacaaattaagaaaaataatatgAATAGCATTATAAATTAGTATACAATCAATGTCAAGAACATAAGCAATTCACTCTGAACATTGCGGATATAGCTTCTCTTGCATTGCAACAGATTCTCATTCTGGCACTGTATTTCTCTATGATCAGTAAAAGTTCTAGGATGAGTTTAAATTCACGGATTAGTGAATGGCATGTTCTGACTGGATGTATATGAAGTGGGATCCATGACTAAGAAATTGTCACTGTTTGAAGTAGAGTTGATAACAAGATACTTGTATCTTGTTTGTGGCACTAGCCTCAATCAACAAAGTTGCTCCAACAGCAGGAAATGTATGGTTGTGTATACAATGAAGAATGACAAACTCGGCTAATTCCAATATGATTTGGCTAAGTTGGATCAAGATTGGCACCAATTCTGAGCCAGAAAACAATCTCTTTGATTCCTACTCAGTGAACCTTTATTGACTAATAGGAGAGGGGAGTGGACATCCAGACTATTAGGAGTGTAATGATCTGCCTAGAGCAGAC includes these proteins:
- the LOC122051014 gene encoding ras-related protein Rab11D-like — translated: MAGGASDKIDYVFKVVLIGDSAVGKSQILARFARNEFALDSKATIGVEFQTRTLVIQHKSVKAQIWDTAGQERYRAVTSAYYRGAVGAMLVYDITRSQTFDHIPRWLEELRSHADRNIMIMLVGNKTDLKDQRAVTTEAALEFAQKENLFFLETSALEATNVENAFQTLLAEIFNIVNKKNLTSEPQNGNGTSTLPGKKIIMPGPAQEIPKNKACCMSS